CGCTCAGAATGACATACGGATAGGTTTTATCGTCCCGGAAAAGAATGTTGAAACGCGGCTTGAGGCTTTTAATCAGGTTATTTTCCAGCAGCAGCGCCTCGGCTTCCGAGCGCGTCACCGTGGTTTCGATGGCGGCCACATGAGATACCATCAGCTGCGTTCGGGGCGCCAGGCTGGTTTTCTGAAAATACGAAGAGACGCGCTTCTTGAGACTGACTGCCTTGCCGACATAAATCACTTCCCCTTTGGCATCGATCATGCGATAGACACCGGGTTGCAGCGGCAGGTTTGCGCAAAATTCCTTGGCGTCAAAACCGGTATTACTCAAGCGATTTAGTCCTCACTACTTAACAGTTTTCCCGCAACCGCCCAATTCTCATCCGGAAGTTCATCAAAACAGATATACGTGTAGGATTTTGGTTTCTTTGCGATGCGCTCCAGCGTATCGGTGATTTCTGTCGCAATTTGCTGTTTTTGTTCGCGTGTTAGTGTTCCAGCCACGCGAATATTGACGTACGGCATCGGTAAGCTCTCCTTTGAAATGATTGTTAGGAAAACGCTAATTAATTAACTGCACGAGCGAATCACTTCGTTACGCGGCACTCGCATCCTCGCCTATCTTGTTGATATGTCTCGGTTGCTGCGTTCCGTGCGCCTCATACTTCCTCTCGTTCGCCGAATTAATCAGTATTTCCTTAGTTAAAAATCAGCGACAATCCGTGAAAACACTTGCTCAAACATTTCTACGGTCAACCGCTTGGTCTGCGTATTGTAGCGGCTGCAATGATAACT
This is a stretch of genomic DNA from Nitrosomonas sp. sh817. It encodes these proteins:
- a CDS encoding 4-oxalocrotonate tautomerase family protein, producing MPYVNIRVAGTLTREQKQQIATEITDTLERIAKKPKSYTYICFDELPDENWAVAGKLLSSED